The nucleotide sequence AACTTGCACACACACTGCGCTCTGGGCGTCGACATTTGAACTGCCCAAGAGACTTCCTATAGCACCGAGCAAATTTCCCAGTCCGCTGGTGGGAGCCGGGGCAGGAGTGCTGTCTGCCGCAAAAACGGGCACTACACTCCCGAGGCTGAGGGCGGCAGACAGTCCCAACGACAACATCCACTTGCGCATTCCTACACAACTCCTTTCATGGTTGAGTTCGGCGCCGATTATACTGGTTTCAGCCCTTGCCAAAAATAGTGAATTGGACTTATTTGCTCGACAAAATTCGACAACACTTACAAAAAGTTGGTGATTATATCACATACTATTATGGCGCCGAAGAAAAATTTCCCAGTTACATCAAGGACTATTGCTCTTCCTAGTAATAGGAGGACAGTAAAAAATTCTCGAAACGGACACATATTAGTCATAAAAAATGGTTCGTTAGACCTATTAAATGTCGAAAAAAATTTTCGCGGGTTGATTGATTTGGTCTTAAAGAATCATTTCGGAACATCGGATAAGAAAACTTTTCTTTGGATCCCCGGACTGTCTGACCCTGTCGGCTCCTGTTGATTCAGGCATTGGGTCTATGAAGTCGAATGACAGAGAAATTCGATTAAAATGAGAGCCCAGTGGACCGTTTGCCGCTCTTTCGCCACTCAGCGGGTTGGAAGTCCGGTTGGAGATGTTGATACAATCAGGAGGAAATCAAAGGGAAACTTGGTTTAAAGTCCAAGAGAAAAAAGAGACGGGAGGAGAGGTTGCGTGCGAGGTTGGCAATGGGTGATGGGTGCGGGGGTGTTGGGTATAGGCGTTGTGTTGTGCCCATGGCCAACTAGCCCAGGCAACCCGCAAACCGTGGGAGAGATGATATCACTGCTTGTAACCAGACAACGACCGGACGTCTCTACGGCGGCATCCGCCAAATCCCCTGCGGTTCTTGCTGCTGCAGTTCCGGTGTTTCAGTCGGGTGCTCCGTGGGCTCCGTTTTCGCCTGGGCAGCCCAGTTGGCTGATTGGCCGCGGTGCGGATGGCGTCCAAGGCGAGAATGCGTCTGGCCTGGCCGGTGGCCTTGGGGCCCTCGGGTGGCTGGGCCGCCCGGAAGGGGGCACAAGTTCGGTGATGTTTATTGGAACTTTGCGAACATTTGGATATTCTGGTTCGGATTTTGTATACAATCCACGCTTGGAGTTTCGGGGCACAGCGGCTCCGTCTCTCAGTGCGTCCAAGGGGACCCCGGCGTCACTGCCAGCGGAAAGCGGGGCCTCTGGGGAGAATGCACGTTCTGGGGATGCAGGTGGGCCAGCTTATCACGCAACCACGAACCCCTGGCCTTTTCCGAGGAGTTCCGGCGGGTCTCATCGCAGCAGCGTTCCAGCACCACCCGCGCCACCTCGGCCATCCGTTCCCGAGCAACCCAAACCGGCCCAACCGCCTGTACCGACAGTTCCGGATGGGAATGTCAACCCGCCGAAATCTGTTCCGATTTCGGAGCCGCCGACGGTGATAAATCCTCCTGTTGCTGTGATTACTCCGCCGGTCCTACCCGGACTGCCGGCTTTGCCCAAGCTGCCGGTTTTACCTGATCTGCCGACTTTACCGGGTATTCCTGAAATTGGCAAGCCAGAGTCCGGTGGCAAAACTGGGCCCGGCGTGCCGCGCCTCGAACCGGGGGCGTTGATCGATTCATTGTTCGGCCAAGTGTTCGGTGCTCTTGTTCCCGAAAAGAATGCCGAACTTTTCCCGATGCTTCCGTTCGATTCGACGACCCAAAGTCCAGCGGGCGTTCCCGGGCAAAAGGCGGAGACGCCTATCCCCGGCGGGTTACTTTCCCGGCCCGAACAGTTCCAGGTGCCCGCTCCGGGAGACGGTGCGAATCGTTCTCCGGTAAGTCCCGTCGGAGATGTTCGGCAGTGGACGAAAGAAATTCTTACGGGTCTGTCTAATGGTTTCGGTAAAAATTCCGGCCTCGTCCAACAACCGGGTCCCAGTGGACAGGCGAAAAACGGGGTTCAAGGGGCTGATGCAGGGCAGTCCTATGATCGGCAGGCTGCCCCTTCTATCGACAGAACTTCTCCCCCGGGACAGGGGTACGAATCAGCGATAAAAGGGTTTGCAGTTCCGGTTGCTTCTGCGCAACAGCAAAAGTCCTCTTGGCGCGATTCGTGGTTGGGCACCTTCGATATGCCAAAGAATGTGATCAATCCTGACGCTTCCGCATCCAAAGTTTCCGGGGACAAGCCCCAATCTCCCTGGGGTCCCCCTTCATTGTTTGGTTCGGGTCGGGAGTGGATGGGTCGCGCGGAAGCACGTAGAGACCAGGGGAATGGTTCGAGTGAACCCTCTCAAAATCCCGCGTCCTGGGGCACCGCAGGTTCGTGGAGATCTGCGAGTTCCGTTGCCCAGGCCCCAGGGGCTTCCGTGGGGAACACTTCCAAGGACAGAGTCGGGGTGTCGCCGGGGTACACTGGGCAAGTGCATTCCGAGAATCGATCCGCACCGGCGTCCGTCGGGGCAGATTCGAGTGCTGTCCGGGGGACATCTGGGGGTTCACCGGCGGCGAGCTCCAGTGCTTCACCTCAGAGCTCAGCGGATGCTCATCCATCTTCTGGAGGCACGTCAGCGTCCTCCTCGTCTTCCACAGCATCGGCCAGTTCGGCTTCTTCTCAATCCGGAGGCCTAGGCGGGACCATTAGCCATCTGCTAAGCAGTTTGGCGAAAAGCCTCTCCCTTCACTGATCTGCCCGAGGGGGAGGGGCGAAGTGAGTCGGGGTTGTGGTGCGCTCCGTTGCGCCGTGACATTCCGGTGACGACTTTGCGTCATTCCGCATGAAACCAGGTCTGTTTGTATATCCTGGCTTATGATTGCAGAAGGGAGGGGCGCAAAGTGAATGGGGGCGGGCAGAGCAAGCCGGGTCCCAGATCTGATAACCGGGATCCATCGGCAGTCGGAGAGAAGGAAGGCGACGCCCCGGAGGCGTTCTCGACAGAATCTCCCGATCAACAGCACGGTCCTTTTTGCGAATGCATTTATTGTCTGGGGACTTGACCGGGGATGGCCCGGCAGGTCCTTTTTTCATGGTATACTGGCAGTCGGGACCCCGGACAGGCCGAATCTCCGGGGAGTGATGAATAGAGTAAACTGACTTCCTGTGACCATGGCAAAGGTGTGGATCAATGTGCAAGTGGATCTCGGCGGCTTGCGAATCAGTTATGAGGATCGCGGGGAGGGATTCCCGGTGCTCCTCCTTCACGGGTGGGGTGGGCGGGCCGAGAGTTTCCGGCCGGTGACCGATCGACTGGCTCAGGCGTATCGGGTAGTCGTCCCCGACCTTCCAGGCTTTGGTGAGAGCGCTCCTCCCCCTTCAACTTGGGGAGTGAGGGATTATGCGAAGTTCGTGCTGGAATTTATGAAACATGTGGGTATTTCTAGAGCTCACGTGATCGGACATTCCTTTGGGGGGCGGATCGGCATTGTCCTGGCCGCCACCCACCCGGACCGAGTTGCCCGCATGGTGTTGGTGGACGCAGCGGGGATTCGCCCCCGCCGTTCCTGGAAGTACTATATTCGGGTGTACACATTTAAAACGTTGCGCGCTCTGTACCAACGTCTGCCCGGCAAGGACCGGGACAAACGGTTGGCGCAGTTGTACGCGCGGTTTGGCTCGAAAGATTATCGGGAGGCCGGCCCCATGCGGGCTGTGATGGTGAGGGTGATCAACGAGGACCTGCGGCCGTTTTTGCCCCGGATCCGAGCTTCAACCTTGTTGATATGGGGTGAAGAGGATCGGGATACCCCGGTGTGGATGGGCAAGGTCATGGAAAAGGAGATCCCCGATGCGGGACTCGTTGTGTTCCCGGGGGCCGGGCATTTTAGTTATCTCGATCGATTTGCGGACTTTTCCGTGATCGTGGAACGTTTTTTTAAAGGGTGATGGGTGTTGGGTATGGGATGGTGGGTCATCGCGGCAGTGCTTTCTCTTCCCGCGGTGGTCGGACGTGGAAAATACCTTCTTCACATGGCGCAGCTGGAAGGGTATCGGCCGGAGCGCTACTTGCGGTGGATGAAGCGAATGCCATCCGCGCTGTGGGAACGCTGGGCCGCCGCGGTGTGGGTGATCGGGTTATTGGTCGGGCTTCTGGTCCCAGGGGATGTTGTCGGCGGGATCGTCTGGGTCGCATTCGCCGCCGCCCTGTCGGCCCTCGCTCTGCGGGGCGTGCGGTTGCCGGCGAAAAAACCGCTGGTGTGGACGTCAAGGGCGAAGCGACTGTACGCGTGTTTTCTCGGGCTGAACTTGGTATTGGGGCTTATTTCCGCCATGGTCGGGCCGAGGTTTGGGTTGCCCGTTCTCGGGTTCATGTTGTGGACGGAACCTTTGTGGATGATGGTGGCGACCGGGCTGATGACTCCGGTGGAACGGCGCATCAACAACAGATTTCTTCGTGCCGCCCGGGAAAAACTCGCTCAGCGCCCGGATCTCATTATCGTGGGCATCACGGGAAGTTACGGGAAAACCAGCACAAAGTTTATTCTCGGCACGCTTTTGACCCAAAAATTCAACGTCCTGGTGACGCCGGACAGTTATAATACCCCGATGGGGGTTTGTCGGGTTGTCAACGAGCGCCTGAAACCGGAACATGAGGTTTTTGTGGTGGAGATGGGGGCTCGGCAGCCCGGAGATATCCGGGAGCTGGCCGATTTGGTTCACCCGAAAATCGGTGTCCTTACAGCCGTGGGACCGGTGCATCTTGAAACTTTCGGGTCTGTAGAAGCGGTGGCGAGAACAAAATATGAACTTATCAAAAGTTTGCCTCCCGACGGGCTGGCCGTGATGAATTACGACAATCCGTATTGTCGGGAGCTTGCTAAGGAGACGCGGCATGTCCAGGTGGAGGGATATGGTCTGGAGAGCCCGGGGGCACGGCTTGTCGTGTCCGATGTTCACGTCTCTGAAAAGGGCACGACTTTTGTGCTGGCGGACCGGGAAACCGGGGAATCTGCGTCCTGCCGGACAGATTTGCTCGGTCGCCACCAGGTGCTCAACATTCTCGGCGCGGTGACTGTCGCCAGGCATCTCGGCCTGTCCCTGCGCCAAATCGCGGCTGGGATCGGGCAGTTGCAACCGGTTCCTCACCGGCTGCAGTTAATCCGCTCAGGCGGGGTCTATGTGATTGATGACGCGTTCAATTCCAATCCCACAGGGACCGAGGTGGCCCTGGAAGTGCTCAGCGGCTTTTCCGGCCGCAAGGTCGTGGTCACCCCGGGGATGGTGGAACTTGGAGGGGAAGAAGAAAGGTACAACCGGGAATTCGGCCAGCGGATGGCCCAAGTCTGCGATCATGTCATTCTCGTCGGGCCGGAACGGACGAAACCCATCGCTGCGGGTCTTTTGGACGGCGGGCTTCCCCGGGACCGAGTGTCGGTGGTGACGAGCCTCGAAGAAGCGACGGCGGTGTTGCAGCAGTTGCTGCGGCCGGGGGATGCGGTGTTGTTTGAGAATGATTTGCCTGACAACTACAGCCGGTGACAGTCGGTGATGCGGGAGGGAGCCCCATGAAAAAGCTTATTGCGGTCATTTTCGGGGGGCGGTCGGTGGAACACGAAGTTTCCATTGTGACCGCCCAGCAGATCATGTATCAACTCCGCCGGGATCTCTACGACGTGATGCCCCTTTACATCGACAAAGAAGGGGCCTGGTGGACGGGTGATGTACTCGCCAAATTAGAATCTTTTAAGGCAGCCAACCGGAATGCCGCCCTTGCCCAGGCGGCCCGCGTGATCGTGGTCCCGACTCCGGGCGGGGGGGTGATCGAAGATCCCCAGGCTTTGCGAGGGCTTTTTCGCAAACCCCGGCGGTGGACTCCTGATGTGGCGATTCTGGCCACCCATGGGACGTATGGGGAGGACGGGTGTTTACAAGGTTTACTTGAGATAGCAGGGATTCCTTACACTGGCCCCGGGGTGCTGGGATCGGCAGTGGGGATGGACAAAATTCTGATGAAAGACGTTTTCCGAGCTCAGGGGATCCCGGTGGTGAACTACATCTGGATTCACCGGGATGAATGGCATGAGCATCCCGATGAGGTGGCGGATCGGGTGGAGAGGGAGTTGCAGTATCCGGTTTTCGTAAAACCCTCCAACCTCGGTTCATCCGTGGGGATCGGCCGGGCGGAAGACCGGGACGGCCTGTTCCACGCCATGGATGTGGCGGCGGGGTACGACCGTCGGCTGCTCATCGAGCAAGGGGTGGTCTCGCCCCGGGAGATCAATTGTTCTGTTCTGGCCGATGGCCAGGATCTCCGAGTTTCTCTTTGCGAAGAACCGGTCTCCTGGGAAGCATTCCTCAGCTACGAAGACAAATACATCCGCGGGAATTTCACCAAAGGTCAGACCGGCCGGCGCATTCCGGCGGACCTGCCGGACGGAGTGACGGAAGCGGTGCAGGAGTTGGCTCGCCGGGCTTTTCGCGCCATTCAAGCCCGGGGGGTGGCCCGGGTGGATTTTCTTCTTTCTCCGGACGGTTCGATTTATGTGAATGAAATTAACACCATTCCGGGTTCCCTGTCCTTTTATTTATGGGAGCCCAGCGGCGTGTCGTTTCCCGATCTCCTCGACAAGTTGATCGAAGACGCTTTGGCCGATTACCGGGATAAAAGCCGGAACATCTCCACCTACGATACAG is from Kyrpidia tusciae DSM 2912 and encodes:
- a CDS encoding alpha/beta fold hydrolase, giving the protein MAKVWINVQVDLGGLRISYEDRGEGFPVLLLHGWGGRAESFRPVTDRLAQAYRVVVPDLPGFGESAPPPSTWGVRDYAKFVLEFMKHVGISRAHVIGHSFGGRIGIVLAATHPDRVARMVLVDAAGIRPRRSWKYYIRVYTFKTLRALYQRLPGKDRDKRLAQLYARFGSKDYREAGPMRAVMVRVINEDLRPFLPRIRASTLLIWGEEDRDTPVWMGKVMEKEIPDAGLVVFPGAGHFSYLDRFADFSVIVERFFKG
- a CDS encoding UDP-N-acetylmuramoyl-tripeptide--D-alanyl-D-alanine ligase; the encoded protein is MGWWVIAAVLSLPAVVGRGKYLLHMAQLEGYRPERYLRWMKRMPSALWERWAAAVWVIGLLVGLLVPGDVVGGIVWVAFAAALSALALRGVRLPAKKPLVWTSRAKRLYACFLGLNLVLGLISAMVGPRFGLPVLGFMLWTEPLWMMVATGLMTPVERRINNRFLRAAREKLAQRPDLIIVGITGSYGKTSTKFILGTLLTQKFNVLVTPDSYNTPMGVCRVVNERLKPEHEVFVVEMGARQPGDIRELADLVHPKIGVLTAVGPVHLETFGSVEAVARTKYELIKSLPPDGLAVMNYDNPYCRELAKETRHVQVEGYGLESPGARLVVSDVHVSEKGTTFVLADRETGESASCRTDLLGRHQVLNILGAVTVARHLGLSLRQIAAGIGQLQPVPHRLQLIRSGGVYVIDDAFNSNPTGTEVALEVLSGFSGRKVVVTPGMVELGGEEERYNREFGQRMAQVCDHVILVGPERTKPIAAGLLDGGLPRDRVSVVTSLEEATAVLQQLLRPGDAVLFENDLPDNYSR
- a CDS encoding D-alanine--D-alanine ligase family protein, which gives rise to MKKLIAVIFGGRSVEHEVSIVTAQQIMYQLRRDLYDVMPLYIDKEGAWWTGDVLAKLESFKAANRNAALAQAARVIVVPTPGGGVIEDPQALRGLFRKPRRWTPDVAILATHGTYGEDGCLQGLLEIAGIPYTGPGVLGSAVGMDKILMKDVFRAQGIPVVNYIWIHRDEWHEHPDEVADRVERELQYPVFVKPSNLGSSVGIGRAEDRDGLFHAMDVAAGYDRRLLIEQGVVSPREINCSVLADGQDLRVSLCEEPVSWEAFLSYEDKYIRGNFTKGQTGRRIPADLPDGVTEAVQELARRAFRAIQARGVARVDFLLSPDGSIYVNEINTIPGSLSFYLWEPSGVSFPDLLDKLIEDALADYRDKSRNISTYDTDLIEQFGRGGKVGSKASPQTS